From a region of the Panicum virgatum strain AP13 chromosome 2K, P.virgatum_v5, whole genome shotgun sequence genome:
- the LOC120688952 gene encoding filament-like plant protein isoform X3 — protein MDTAKSSPNSTRSPEISSKEFEDDSNVKVKVLSERLSSVVQDIRAKDDLVKQHSKVAEEAVLGWEKAEKEIASLKTQLNAATDKNSALEDRLVHLDGALKECVRQLRRAKEEQDQTVQDALAQQARQWESHKTDLGLRIVELTARLEAKSERSVATDGDTGSKLAALEKENSALKVQLLSKTEELELRTIEKELNRRAAETASKQQLEGIKKVAKLQAECRRLQAAARRPSMNVELRRSPSSACAESVTDCQSDCSDSWASALITELDQFKDDKNSASTRTASLAAVDIGVMDDFLEMERLASANDLAKGDAAVEDASGRLAKLEEKVRKVAAEKAEREKALHEAQRGLRTCRHRVMVAEEKSAELQRQLNLANGEKHAMGTEVEAAEAKRSELEGKLELARAEIADLLDKGRILEERLESEKALTLELAAKYQDMEALGAEKREISAQLEASRSEAKKLNDKITLLERKLEVEKALSIRLATKCHGIDALEAKKKGVELELAAAREEIASLHKRVSSLELEVQEEKASSSTELATRCEEMEVLGKHRDELRTQLESANSEIVKLNEKAKMLEDAMEQQRPVTVGLESQLQSRQAEIESLKENVSLLEKKLESQKNLSSAYISALGASETEKKELAARFELKEKEADELLRKMSFLEEQIYKEKARSSEFEAKYLKMEEQVPSRSLGHQPVKPTTTSDLQIRKEKELAKAAGKLADCQKTIASLNSQLKSLADFDEFLPGTETGGAASADTWDGDLKLIHPASYPAQIGYLAVT, from the exons ATG GATACTGCCAAGAGTTCTCCAAATTCGACGCGATCACCGGAGATCTCGTCGAAGGAATTTGAGGACGACAGCAATGTAAAAGTGAAGGTGTTGAGCGAGAGGCTGTCATCCGTGGTTCAGGATATCCGTGCCAAGGATGATCTCGTGAAGCAGCATTCCAAAGTTGCAGAGGAGGCTGTTCTAG GATGGGAGAAGGCCGAGAAGGAGATCGCGTCACTGAAGACGCAGCTGAACGCTGCAACGGACAAGAACTCAGCGCTGGAGGACCGGCTCGTGCACCTCGACGGCGCCCTGAAGGAATGCGTCCGGCAACTCCGGCGAGCAAAGGAAGAGCAGGACCAGACGGTGCAGGACGCGCTGGCGCAGCAGGCCCGGCAATGGGAGTCCCATAAGACCGACCTCGGGCTGCGCATCGTCGAGCTCACGGCGAGGCTGGAGGCCAAGTCCGAGCGCTCGGTGGCCACCGACGGCGACACGGGTTCCAAGCTGGCCGCCCTGGAGAAGGAGAACTCGGCTCTGAAGGTGCAGCTGCTCTCCAAGACGGAGGAGCTGGAGCTCAGGACGATCGAGAAGGAGCTCAACCGGAGGGCCGCGGAGACGGCGAGCAAGCAGCAGCTGGAGGGCATCAAGAAGGTGGCCAAGCTCCAAGCCGAGTGCAGGAGGCTgcaggccgcggcgcggcgaccGTCCATGAACGTCGAGCTCAGGCGCTCTCCGAGCTCGGCCTGCGCCGAGTCGGTGACGGACTGCCAGTCGGACTGCTCCGATTCGTGGGCCTCGGCTCTTATCACCGAGCTCGATCAGTTCAAGGACGACAAGAACAGCGCGAGCACCAGGACCGCGAGCCTCGCGGCCGTGGACATCGGCGTCATGGACGACTTCCTCGAGATGGAGAGGCTCGCCTCCGCGAACGATCTGGCGAAAggcgacgccgccgtcgaggatGCGAGCGGGCGGCTGGCGAAGCTCGAGGAGAAGGTCAGGAAGGTGGCCGCCGAGAAGGCCGAGAGGGAGAAGGCGCTGCACGAGGCTCAGCGTGGGCTGAGGACTTGCCGTCACCGTGTGATGGTGGCCGAGGAGAAATCAGCTGAGCTACAGCGGCAGCTGAACCTTGCCAATGGCGAGAAGCACGCCATGGGGACCGAGGTGGAAGCCGCTGAGGCCAAGAGAAGCGAGCTTGAGGGTAAGCTTGAGCTGGCCCGCGCCGAGATCGCGGACTTGCTGGACAAGGGGCGCATCCTGGAGGAGCGGCTCGAATCGGAGAAGGCACTGACGCTGGAGCTCGCAGCCAAGTACCAGGATATGGAGGCCTTGGGAGCGGAGAAGAGGGAGATAAGCGCTCAGCTGGAGGCATCGCGGTCCGAAGCCAAGAAGTTAAATGACAAGATCACTCTGCTCGAGAGGAAGCTGGAGGTGGAGAAGGCCCTGTCGATCCGGCTCGCCACGAAATGCCATGGCATTGATGCTCTGGAAGCGAAGAAGAAGGGCGTAGAGCTCGAGCTGGCGGCGGCACGAGAGGAAATTGCATCGCTGCACAAGAGAGTGAGTAGCTTGGAGCTGGAAGTTCAGGAAGAGAAGGCGTCGTCGTCTACCGAACTCGCAACACGGTGCGAAGAAATGGAGGTATTGGGTAAACACAGAGATGAGCTTAGAACCCAGCTGGAGTCTGCAAATTCAGAGATTGTTAAGCTGAATGAAAAGGCTAAAATGCTAGAGGATGCAATGGAGCAACAGAGACCAGTGACAGTGGGATTGGAGTCTCAGCTTCAGTCGAGGCAAGCGGAAATTGAGAGTTTGAAGGAGAATGTCAGCCTGTTGGAAAAGAAGCTGGAGAGCCAGAAGAACTTGTCATCGGCTTACATATCTGCACTGGGtgcttctgaaactgaaaagAAGGAACTGGCTGCTCGTTTTGAactcaaagagaaagaagccgATGAGTTACTCAGGAAGATGAGTTTTCTGGAGGAACAGATTTACAAAGAGAAGGCGCGATCGTCGGAATTTGAAGCAAAATATCTGAAGATGGAAGAACAAGTGCCAAGCAGATCTCTGGGTCACCAGCCAGTGAAGCCTACGACAACCAGTGATCTTCAGATCAGAAAG GAGAAAGAGCTAGCCAAGGCCGCTGGGAAACTAGCTGACTGCCAGAAGACGATAGCTTCACTGAACAGCCAACTGAAATCCTTGGCCGATTTTGACGAATTCCTACCTGGAACCGAGACTGGTGGCGCCGCCTCAGCCGACACCTGGGACGGTGATCTGAAGCTGATCCATCCAGCGAGCTATCCTGCGCAGATTGGCTATTTGGCAGTCACATGA
- the LOC120688952 gene encoding filament-like plant protein 3 isoform X2, giving the protein MDRRSWLWRRKSTDRSPAETETSASSASERLTVTDEQDTAKSSPNSTRSPEISSKEFEDDSNVKVKVLSERLSSVVQDIRAKDDLVKQHSKVAEEAVLGWEKAEKEIASLKTQLNAATDKNSALEDRLVHLDGALKECVRQLRRAKEEQDQTVQDALAQQARQWESHKTDLGLRIVELTARLEAKSERSVATDGDTGSKLAALEKENSALKVQLLSKTEELELRTIEKELNRRAAETASKQQLEGIKKVAKLQAECRRLQAAARRPSMNVELRRSPSSACAESVTDCQSDCSDSWASALITELDQFKDDKNSASTRTASLAAVDIGVMDDFLEMERLASANDLAKGDAAVEDASGRLAKLEEKVRKVAAEKAEREKALHEAQRGLRTCRHRVMVAEEKSAELQRQLNLANGEKHAMGTEVEAAEAKRSELEGKLELARAEIADLLDKGRILEERLESEKALTLELAAKYQDMEALGAEKREISAQLEASRSEAKKLNDKITLLERKLEVEKALSIRLATKCHGIDALEAKKKGVELELAAAREEIASLHKRVSSLELEVQEEKASSSTELATRCEEMEVLGKHRDELRTQLESANSEIVKLNEKAKMLEDAMEQQRPVTVGLESQLQSRQAEIESLKENVSLLEKKLESQKNLSSAYISALGASETEKKELAARFELKEKEADELLRKMSFLEEQIYKEKARSSEFEAKYLKMEEQVPSRSLGHQPVKPTTTSDLQIRKEKELAKAAGKLADCQKTIASLNSQLKSLADFDEFLPGTETGGAASADTWDGDLKLIHPASYPAQIGYLAVT; this is encoded by the exons ATGGACCGCCGGAGCTGGCTGTGGCGGCGCAAGTCGACGGACAGGAGCCCTGCCGAGACCGAGACCTCGGCCTCCTCAGCATCCGAGAGGCTCACTGTCACTGACGAGCAG GATACTGCCAAGAGTTCTCCAAATTCGACGCGATCACCGGAGATCTCGTCGAAGGAATTTGAGGACGACAGCAATGTAAAAGTGAAGGTGTTGAGCGAGAGGCTGTCATCCGTGGTTCAGGATATCCGTGCCAAGGATGATCTCGTGAAGCAGCATTCCAAAGTTGCAGAGGAGGCTGTTCTAG GATGGGAGAAGGCCGAGAAGGAGATCGCGTCACTGAAGACGCAGCTGAACGCTGCAACGGACAAGAACTCAGCGCTGGAGGACCGGCTCGTGCACCTCGACGGCGCCCTGAAGGAATGCGTCCGGCAACTCCGGCGAGCAAAGGAAGAGCAGGACCAGACGGTGCAGGACGCGCTGGCGCAGCAGGCCCGGCAATGGGAGTCCCATAAGACCGACCTCGGGCTGCGCATCGTCGAGCTCACGGCGAGGCTGGAGGCCAAGTCCGAGCGCTCGGTGGCCACCGACGGCGACACGGGTTCCAAGCTGGCCGCCCTGGAGAAGGAGAACTCGGCTCTGAAGGTGCAGCTGCTCTCCAAGACGGAGGAGCTGGAGCTCAGGACGATCGAGAAGGAGCTCAACCGGAGGGCCGCGGAGACGGCGAGCAAGCAGCAGCTGGAGGGCATCAAGAAGGTGGCCAAGCTCCAAGCCGAGTGCAGGAGGCTgcaggccgcggcgcggcgaccGTCCATGAACGTCGAGCTCAGGCGCTCTCCGAGCTCGGCCTGCGCCGAGTCGGTGACGGACTGCCAGTCGGACTGCTCCGATTCGTGGGCCTCGGCTCTTATCACCGAGCTCGATCAGTTCAAGGACGACAAGAACAGCGCGAGCACCAGGACCGCGAGCCTCGCGGCCGTGGACATCGGCGTCATGGACGACTTCCTCGAGATGGAGAGGCTCGCCTCCGCGAACGATCTGGCGAAAggcgacgccgccgtcgaggatGCGAGCGGGCGGCTGGCGAAGCTCGAGGAGAAGGTCAGGAAGGTGGCCGCCGAGAAGGCCGAGAGGGAGAAGGCGCTGCACGAGGCTCAGCGTGGGCTGAGGACTTGCCGTCACCGTGTGATGGTGGCCGAGGAGAAATCAGCTGAGCTACAGCGGCAGCTGAACCTTGCCAATGGCGAGAAGCACGCCATGGGGACCGAGGTGGAAGCCGCTGAGGCCAAGAGAAGCGAGCTTGAGGGTAAGCTTGAGCTGGCCCGCGCCGAGATCGCGGACTTGCTGGACAAGGGGCGCATCCTGGAGGAGCGGCTCGAATCGGAGAAGGCACTGACGCTGGAGCTCGCAGCCAAGTACCAGGATATGGAGGCCTTGGGAGCGGAGAAGAGGGAGATAAGCGCTCAGCTGGAGGCATCGCGGTCCGAAGCCAAGAAGTTAAATGACAAGATCACTCTGCTCGAGAGGAAGCTGGAGGTGGAGAAGGCCCTGTCGATCCGGCTCGCCACGAAATGCCATGGCATTGATGCTCTGGAAGCGAAGAAGAAGGGCGTAGAGCTCGAGCTGGCGGCGGCACGAGAGGAAATTGCATCGCTGCACAAGAGAGTGAGTAGCTTGGAGCTGGAAGTTCAGGAAGAGAAGGCGTCGTCGTCTACCGAACTCGCAACACGGTGCGAAGAAATGGAGGTATTGGGTAAACACAGAGATGAGCTTAGAACCCAGCTGGAGTCTGCAAATTCAGAGATTGTTAAGCTGAATGAAAAGGCTAAAATGCTAGAGGATGCAATGGAGCAACAGAGACCAGTGACAGTGGGATTGGAGTCTCAGCTTCAGTCGAGGCAAGCGGAAATTGAGAGTTTGAAGGAGAATGTCAGCCTGTTGGAAAAGAAGCTGGAGAGCCAGAAGAACTTGTCATCGGCTTACATATCTGCACTGGGtgcttctgaaactgaaaagAAGGAACTGGCTGCTCGTTTTGAactcaaagagaaagaagccgATGAGTTACTCAGGAAGATGAGTTTTCTGGAGGAACAGATTTACAAAGAGAAGGCGCGATCGTCGGAATTTGAAGCAAAATATCTGAAGATGGAAGAACAAGTGCCAAGCAGATCTCTGGGTCACCAGCCAGTGAAGCCTACGACAACCAGTGATCTTCAGATCAGAAAG GAGAAAGAGCTAGCCAAGGCCGCTGGGAAACTAGCTGACTGCCAGAAGACGATAGCTTCACTGAACAGCCAACTGAAATCCTTGGCCGATTTTGACGAATTCCTACCTGGAACCGAGACTGGTGGCGCCGCCTCAGCCGACACCTGGGACGGTGATCTGAAGCTGATCCATCCAGCGAGCTATCCTGCGCAGATTGGCTATTTGGCAGTCACATGA
- the LOC120688952 gene encoding filament-like plant protein 3 isoform X1, which produces MDRRSWLWRRKSTDRSPAETETSASSASERLTVTDEQVPSSSWPFFSTKPSLTDTAKSSPNSTRSPEISSKEFEDDSNVKVKVLSERLSSVVQDIRAKDDLVKQHSKVAEEAVLGWEKAEKEIASLKTQLNAATDKNSALEDRLVHLDGALKECVRQLRRAKEEQDQTVQDALAQQARQWESHKTDLGLRIVELTARLEAKSERSVATDGDTGSKLAALEKENSALKVQLLSKTEELELRTIEKELNRRAAETASKQQLEGIKKVAKLQAECRRLQAAARRPSMNVELRRSPSSACAESVTDCQSDCSDSWASALITELDQFKDDKNSASTRTASLAAVDIGVMDDFLEMERLASANDLAKGDAAVEDASGRLAKLEEKVRKVAAEKAEREKALHEAQRGLRTCRHRVMVAEEKSAELQRQLNLANGEKHAMGTEVEAAEAKRSELEGKLELARAEIADLLDKGRILEERLESEKALTLELAAKYQDMEALGAEKREISAQLEASRSEAKKLNDKITLLERKLEVEKALSIRLATKCHGIDALEAKKKGVELELAAAREEIASLHKRVSSLELEVQEEKASSSTELATRCEEMEVLGKHRDELRTQLESANSEIVKLNEKAKMLEDAMEQQRPVTVGLESQLQSRQAEIESLKENVSLLEKKLESQKNLSSAYISALGASETEKKELAARFELKEKEADELLRKMSFLEEQIYKEKARSSEFEAKYLKMEEQVPSRSLGHQPVKPTTTSDLQIRKEKELAKAAGKLADCQKTIASLNSQLKSLADFDEFLPGTETGGAASADTWDGDLKLIHPASYPAQIGYLAVT; this is translated from the exons ATGGACCGCCGGAGCTGGCTGTGGCGGCGCAAGTCGACGGACAGGAGCCCTGCCGAGACCGAGACCTCGGCCTCCTCAGCATCCGAGAGGCTCACTGTCACTGACGAGCAGGTGCCCAGTTCCTCGTGGCCTTTCTTCTCAACCAAACCAAGCCTCACA GATACTGCCAAGAGTTCTCCAAATTCGACGCGATCACCGGAGATCTCGTCGAAGGAATTTGAGGACGACAGCAATGTAAAAGTGAAGGTGTTGAGCGAGAGGCTGTCATCCGTGGTTCAGGATATCCGTGCCAAGGATGATCTCGTGAAGCAGCATTCCAAAGTTGCAGAGGAGGCTGTTCTAG GATGGGAGAAGGCCGAGAAGGAGATCGCGTCACTGAAGACGCAGCTGAACGCTGCAACGGACAAGAACTCAGCGCTGGAGGACCGGCTCGTGCACCTCGACGGCGCCCTGAAGGAATGCGTCCGGCAACTCCGGCGAGCAAAGGAAGAGCAGGACCAGACGGTGCAGGACGCGCTGGCGCAGCAGGCCCGGCAATGGGAGTCCCATAAGACCGACCTCGGGCTGCGCATCGTCGAGCTCACGGCGAGGCTGGAGGCCAAGTCCGAGCGCTCGGTGGCCACCGACGGCGACACGGGTTCCAAGCTGGCCGCCCTGGAGAAGGAGAACTCGGCTCTGAAGGTGCAGCTGCTCTCCAAGACGGAGGAGCTGGAGCTCAGGACGATCGAGAAGGAGCTCAACCGGAGGGCCGCGGAGACGGCGAGCAAGCAGCAGCTGGAGGGCATCAAGAAGGTGGCCAAGCTCCAAGCCGAGTGCAGGAGGCTgcaggccgcggcgcggcgaccGTCCATGAACGTCGAGCTCAGGCGCTCTCCGAGCTCGGCCTGCGCCGAGTCGGTGACGGACTGCCAGTCGGACTGCTCCGATTCGTGGGCCTCGGCTCTTATCACCGAGCTCGATCAGTTCAAGGACGACAAGAACAGCGCGAGCACCAGGACCGCGAGCCTCGCGGCCGTGGACATCGGCGTCATGGACGACTTCCTCGAGATGGAGAGGCTCGCCTCCGCGAACGATCTGGCGAAAggcgacgccgccgtcgaggatGCGAGCGGGCGGCTGGCGAAGCTCGAGGAGAAGGTCAGGAAGGTGGCCGCCGAGAAGGCCGAGAGGGAGAAGGCGCTGCACGAGGCTCAGCGTGGGCTGAGGACTTGCCGTCACCGTGTGATGGTGGCCGAGGAGAAATCAGCTGAGCTACAGCGGCAGCTGAACCTTGCCAATGGCGAGAAGCACGCCATGGGGACCGAGGTGGAAGCCGCTGAGGCCAAGAGAAGCGAGCTTGAGGGTAAGCTTGAGCTGGCCCGCGCCGAGATCGCGGACTTGCTGGACAAGGGGCGCATCCTGGAGGAGCGGCTCGAATCGGAGAAGGCACTGACGCTGGAGCTCGCAGCCAAGTACCAGGATATGGAGGCCTTGGGAGCGGAGAAGAGGGAGATAAGCGCTCAGCTGGAGGCATCGCGGTCCGAAGCCAAGAAGTTAAATGACAAGATCACTCTGCTCGAGAGGAAGCTGGAGGTGGAGAAGGCCCTGTCGATCCGGCTCGCCACGAAATGCCATGGCATTGATGCTCTGGAAGCGAAGAAGAAGGGCGTAGAGCTCGAGCTGGCGGCGGCACGAGAGGAAATTGCATCGCTGCACAAGAGAGTGAGTAGCTTGGAGCTGGAAGTTCAGGAAGAGAAGGCGTCGTCGTCTACCGAACTCGCAACACGGTGCGAAGAAATGGAGGTATTGGGTAAACACAGAGATGAGCTTAGAACCCAGCTGGAGTCTGCAAATTCAGAGATTGTTAAGCTGAATGAAAAGGCTAAAATGCTAGAGGATGCAATGGAGCAACAGAGACCAGTGACAGTGGGATTGGAGTCTCAGCTTCAGTCGAGGCAAGCGGAAATTGAGAGTTTGAAGGAGAATGTCAGCCTGTTGGAAAAGAAGCTGGAGAGCCAGAAGAACTTGTCATCGGCTTACATATCTGCACTGGGtgcttctgaaactgaaaagAAGGAACTGGCTGCTCGTTTTGAactcaaagagaaagaagccgATGAGTTACTCAGGAAGATGAGTTTTCTGGAGGAACAGATTTACAAAGAGAAGGCGCGATCGTCGGAATTTGAAGCAAAATATCTGAAGATGGAAGAACAAGTGCCAAGCAGATCTCTGGGTCACCAGCCAGTGAAGCCTACGACAACCAGTGATCTTCAGATCAGAAAG GAGAAAGAGCTAGCCAAGGCCGCTGGGAAACTAGCTGACTGCCAGAAGACGATAGCTTCACTGAACAGCCAACTGAAATCCTTGGCCGATTTTGACGAATTCCTACCTGGAACCGAGACTGGTGGCGCCGCCTCAGCCGACACCTGGGACGGTGATCTGAAGCTGATCCATCCAGCGAGCTATCCTGCGCAGATTGGCTATTTGGCAGTCACATGA